A single window of Natranaerovirga pectinivora DNA harbors:
- a CDS encoding MFS transporter, with protein MKKILFMIATGFFWFSLYAYIPELATYAENLGASYKMIGIITGSYGFMQTILRIPLGILSDKLNKRKIFIEIGLFITVVSCLITFFYPSVFSLLVTRILAGIAASTWVLFTVVFSSYYKQEETPKAIGIINGCNAAGQLTAMLLGGVVSLYFGTRYLYLLGAIGGIFGLMLSLFTDENKDVNRVPLKMKEIFSVALEPTLIKVSILGIVSQLITYATALGFVPIVARELGATGLELSWITAINIIPGIWVSAITGTVLVGWWGANKTIIYGFSLSTILCILIPFVPNLWILMIVQFFAGIGRSMVFPLLMGLGIKDIGQNKRATAMGFFQAVYGIGMVMGPVILGFISDQLGLSTGFMVTGLLGLVAVLLVRKFQLG; from the coding sequence ATGAAAAAAATACTCTTTATGATTGCTACAGGATTTTTCTGGTTTTCATTGTATGCTTATATTCCTGAGCTTGCAACCTATGCAGAAAACTTGGGGGCAAGTTATAAGATGATAGGTATTATTACAGGCTCATATGGTTTTATGCAAACCATACTAAGGATTCCCTTAGGGATACTTTCGGATAAGTTAAACAAGCGTAAGATTTTTATAGAAATAGGATTATTTATAACCGTTGTAAGTTGTCTTATTACCTTCTTTTATCCATCAGTATTCTCTTTATTGGTAACTAGAATATTGGCAGGAATTGCTGCAAGTACATGGGTTTTATTCACAGTAGTCTTTTCTAGTTATTACAAGCAAGAAGAAACGCCAAAGGCTATTGGCATTATCAATGGGTGTAACGCAGCAGGACAATTAACGGCAATGCTTTTAGGTGGCGTTGTATCATTGTATTTTGGTACAAGATATTTGTATTTATTAGGTGCTATAGGTGGTATATTTGGATTAATGTTAAGCTTGTTTACAGATGAGAATAAAGATGTTAACAGAGTGCCTCTAAAAATGAAAGAAATATTTTCTGTGGCATTAGAACCAACACTAATAAAAGTATCAATTTTAGGAATTGTTTCCCAATTGATTACATATGCAACAGCTTTAGGTTTTGTGCCTATTGTTGCTAGAGAATTAGGTGCAACTGGGTTAGAACTCAGCTGGATAACAGCCATAAATATTATACCAGGCATTTGGGTTTCAGCAATAACTGGAACAGTTTTAGTAGGGTGGTGGGGAGCTAATAAAACCATTATATACGGATTTTCACTAAGTACCATACTATGTATACTAATACCTTTTGTACCAAATTTATGGATATTAATGATTGTACAATTTTTTGCAGGAATCGGAAGAAGTATGGTGTTTCCATTACTTATGGGTCTTGGTATAAAAGATATCGGACAAAATAAAAGAGCCACCGCAATGGGATTTTTTCAAGCTGTTTACGGCATTGGAATGGTTATGGGACCTGTAATATTAGGGTTTATATCCGATCAATTAGGATTATCTACAGGGTTTATGGTTACAGGACTTCTTGGATTAGTAGCCGTTTTATTGGTTAGGAAATTTCAATTAGGATAA